The DNA sequence ATTCTTAAAAACACTTCTGCTCCAACCACATAGGCACAGCTTAATAGCACATAAAAAGTTTTATATTTTTTGGAAGCTCTTAGTATTTTATAACTGAAAAATGCTGTAATACATAAAAAATAAGCCAATGCTAAAGGCTTAAATACATAAACGCCCATAGCTAAAACGGCATGAAAAATAAGAAGTTTAAAATATAAAGACAACTTCATTTTTAGTAGGTATTGTAAATTTCAATTAATGCCTTAACTACTTTTACTTCAGAAAAATTAGATGATACTTTTTCATGTAAATTCTTAGAAACTTGTTGTCTCAAATCTAAATCATTAATATATGTTATTAAAGCTTCAGCTAACACTATATCATTTTGAGGTTCAACTAAAAGTCCTTCTGATTTTTTTGAAATCACTTTATAACAGTCACCAACATTGGTTGCAATGGCTGGCAATTTAGCCAAACCATATTCTAATAAAGCCAAAGGTAAGCCTTCTGATTTTGAAGATAACACCCCTATAGTGCTTTGTTTTAATATATAATTGGTATCCGAACAACTACCGTAAAGAAACACACGCTGTTCTAAATATTGATTAATAATATACTCTTTTATAGTATCTGAATAATCATCATTAAAATCTTGCCCCACTAAATGCAAGGTCCAAGCAGGACACTTTTTGTCAATTTTTTTAAAAGCTTTAAGTAAGTTCATTAAGTCCTTTTGGGGTCTTAAATTTGCCAAGCAAATTATTCGTGCTCCGTTCTCTCCTTTTAATTGTGTTACTGCCTTTCCTGTAATCAAAACAGCATAATTTGGCAAAAAAGTGACTGATTTAGCTAAAAGAACATTTTCTGCCCAAGCTTTTAATTTTTTATTGACCGAAAAAATATGATTAAATAATTTTGAGCACCATTTTAAAACAAATGTTGGTCGTTCATTTAAATACTCACTTTTTCCATAGTGATCATGCCAAATTAAAACCAGTTTAGGATTTAATATTTTAATAATAGTTGCTAAAAAATAGGATGTTGCATGCGCATGAATCACCTGTATGTTATTTTTTTTAATAAACACATTCAGGGTTTTTATGGCTTTAAAATCAACTATTGCTTTTTTATTTAAAAACAAATATTGCACCTCTTTAACAAGACTTTCTTTTAACAAGCCTTCTTCTCTCGTTGCACATAAATAGGATTTTTCAATGTGTGATGTTAAAGAATTAGCATAGTTAACAGCCATACGTTCTGCACCTCCAGCATTTAAAGAATCTATAAGTTGTAAAACCTTCATGAAAATTTAAGCAATTTAACAATTTCATTTTCAAACTTATCCAATGTATATTCTTGCGACCATTTTGAAGCTTTTTTAGATATGGACTCTGCTTTTTTAGCATCTTTTAAAACATCATGTATTTTAACAACAACATCTTCTATATTAGTATTAATTAAAAGCCCTCTTTCTCCAAATCCCAACATAAATGGCACACATGATGTAGATGTAGCAATAGGAATAACTCCAAAAAACATACTTTCTGCTATAGCCTTAGGCCAACCTTCAGATTTTGAAGCTAATATAGAAAAATGGGCTATTTTAAATGATTTTTTAATCGTGTCTTTTGGTTGATTCCCGTGTAAAACAACAATATTGTCAAGACCATTGGCATGGATATAATTCTGTAATTCAGGCTTTAAAACGCCATCACCATACATATCTAAAAAAACACTTTTTCCCTGTTTACGTAAGGCTTCTATAACTTGGATGGCAAATAAAGGTCGCTTCCCCGTTACCAAACTACCAACAAATACAAATTTTAAAGGTCCTAAATAATCTCTAACTACAGGCTTTTCTTTTTCTGAATTTTTATAGGTAGCCGTAAAAAAAGCTTTGATATTTTTAGTTTGATTTTTCCAATCTCCATAAACCAAGACATGCATGTTTTTTGTTAAAAAGGTATTACTTAAAATCCATTTTTGAAGTTTATAACTTAAAGGTTGCTTTGAGTTTGGATCCCAATTTCCTGCATATTTAGCTGTTTTTAGTTTCTTTGGAAATACTATTTGTACTAAACAACCCAACAAACCTATGTTTCCAGGGCAACGCAAATGAATATGGTCAGCGTTTTTACAAGCTTTAAAAATATTAAAAAGTATGATTGGAATTTTAAATAAAGATGAAACAATGTGCTTAATAGAAGTGAATTGAATATAAGGAATGTCTGTCAACACTAAATCATTGTGTTTATAAGCCTTATCAATTTCTGAAATAGCTTCAGAAACCAAAGGAGACACCACCTCAACTTCATCAACATATTTTAACCATACATTCATTTCACGAACATAAGGTGCATAACTAAATACATTAGTTTCCTTTACCTTATGTAAAGCATGCGATATAATTAAAAACCTCATTCTTCTATTTTTGGCGCATTAAAGATAAGTGAAAACCACCCCACAATACGTCCTAAACCTTCTATTAGGGCTTCTTTCTTGTTAGACGTTGTTATCACGTTTAATAACCTTATCATTGTTAACAACATAGCAGTTGTATGCCATTTAAAGTGGGCTTTAAAATTTGGATTTGGATATTTAACACGCCAGACATACCAGCCGTTTCTGAGCACCATTTTCCCATATTTGTATGGATTAGGCCGTCCTGAAGGATGATGAAAATGATATAAAGTTGCTCGTGTTGAAATAACATTTTTTCCAAATTTAAGGGCTCTTAAACTATAATCAGCATCTTCGTATAAACCATAGCCTTCAAAATAATTAGAAAATACTATGTTTTCAAAAACAACTCGTTTAAAACTAAAAGACATCCCAATTAATAAATCTACTTCATAATTTTTTCCTGTTAACGGATAGTTATAAGTTCTCCCATGCGAAAAATCAGGCATAATTCCTGGTTTGCAAGGTGATTGTAATCCACAAATATTTCTAATTTTATTTCGCAAACTTTCCTCAACAATATAGCCATCAAATTCATAATAATTATTCTTATTATAATTCATACAATTGCCTTTCAAAACCCATCTGTTCTCGTTTAAAGCAATACCTCCTACGCCAACCACATTTTTGTCTGTATTAAAAGCATCTAAAACAGCTTCAAAGTATACTGGTTTTAAAACAACATCATCATCTAAAAAACAAACAAACTCTGAATTTATATTAACTAAATCAATCCCCAAATTACGTTGTTTGGTTAAACCTCTATTGGTTTCATCAACCTTATGATATTTTAAATTTCTAAACTGATTTTCTATTAAAACACTTTCAGTTTCTTGGTTTGTTGAGCCATCAATGATTAATATTTCATTTGGATATAACGTTTGTTCTGATACTGATTGCAAAAGATTAAGCAATGGTTTTGGTCTCATGTATGTACAAACTATCAGTGTAAAGTTCATAAACCTTAAAACGTAATTAAATTATTTTTTTGACATCATTATAAAAAAAGCAGTTCTTCAATCTGAAATTATTATCAGTCTAAGCCTCTCGTCTGTCTGAGCTTATTGAATACCACTAAAAAAGACTTCGACAAATTCAGTGTAACAACATTTGACAAACTCAGTATGACATAAACTAACTTAACTTAGTGTTATAAAACATACTATCATTTAGTTCGTTTTCCTAAAGCTACTAACTGTTTAGCGTAAAAAACTGATTTATTAAATTGTAATACCCGCATTGGAAGCTGTAATATTCTAAACGGTATTTCCTGCCATTTTGCTTTTGTAAAATAAAATACAAAATATTTAATTTTATATTCCTCACGTTGTCTTTCATTAAAATGTTTATGTATAAGGTAGATAATTGTGGGACTTGGGTTAGGGACAATCCATTTTACAGGGATATCCAGTTCCCAAGGTTGGGACTTGCGTTTCTTTCCTTTTAAACCTGCTTGTTGTCCCCAAAATCGATACCCCCCAACAGGAGGTTTTAAATGCAAATTTACCGAAAAAGGATTTTGCAAAACCGTTATACCTAATTTAGAAATAGACAGACCAAAGTCGCTATCCTCACCATAACCCCCATCATAGTTAATATCATTTCCAACCAATATATCTACAACTCGTTTTGAAACACAGGAATTGGCATTACTAAACGATTGTGTTGCCCCAACTTTCCAACGGTTTTCTCCCATAGCAGCCAACTTTTCGTTTAAGTCACTTAAATCTTGTTGTTGGTGGTCTGCTCTAACATCCAAACCATTACAAGCTTCAGCATTATACGTTTGTAACAACCTGATATGGTTTTCAACAAACTGTGGTTGAATTCGAATATCATCATCACCAAAAATAATGTAATCTCCTGTACATAAATCAATAGCTTCGTTTCTTGCTCTACAACTTCCCTTGGTAGTTTGCCATTTAAAGATGGTTTGAAATGAATAATTACGTTCATTATATATTAATTCATCTCTTAAATCTTCAGGTGTTGCATCAACCACAATTACTTCAAAAGGTTTATAGGTTTGGTTTTCTAAATCATTTAAAAGGTTTATAGTAAAATCCTGCCGCATCATCGTTGGAATAATGTAACTAACCTTTGGATTTCCTGAAATTGGGTTTAATTTTCGTGGTTTTAAAACTTTTTTATTTGCTTTAAATTGATAATTCTTTTTTGCACGTAAAAAAGCTTTTAGCTCTTTAAAATTCCACATACCACGCCTGAATAGCATATAAATACTATGTGAATACTTAAAATTTTTTTTATAAAACGTATAAACATCATTTATAGACACTGCTATTTTTTCTCCATTTGCTCCAAACAAGCCCTTAACATACAACGGCACAATCCCTTGATAACGCAAAGCATTAAAACCAAATTCTAAGGCAGCTGTTTGTATATTTTCATAATCAGCGTCAAAACCATTAAAATTTTCCCAGACTTGCTTTCTTACTGCAAACGCATTAGGATTAATACGCCAGCTAACAGATTTTTCTAAATCGTCAAAATCAGTAGCATACCAAAAATACACTACCGTTTGATACATAATTTCTGGAAATGCATTTTTAAAACCTTGGTCCAGACTACTGTGCCAAATATCGCCTTCTTCCAATGCTAATTTGTTAAGCAAATTTAGATTTGGATTGCCTGTATATAACAAAACGTCTCCACCTGGTGTGATGTGTTCTTTTAAATCTATCAATGTCTTTTAATTGGTTAAGTTTTTTCTAAACAGAAATATTATATAACACTAAACCTGTCCAATATATATATTAAAAAATCTCCAATAGGTACTGGTTAATTATTTAAAATTTAATTAGTCATCGTTTATGCTGTAATAATATTCTCTCTGATTATATACATTATGCTATATTCATTGGATTAAAGTTTCATAAAATTCTACCGATTGTTTTGCTATTAAATCATGACTAAACTGAACCATAACTTTCTCTCTTGCCGCTTTACCAAACTGTTTTTGCCTTATAGGATCTTTTAACAACTCTAAAATACGCTCAGCATATAGCTTATGGTCCGTTGGATGTACCAAAAAACCATCTACCCCATCATCAATCATTTCATTAGCCCAACCAATATTTGAAGCTACAAAAGCTTTTTCCATTGCCATAGCTTCCAACCAAGACACTGGTAATGCCTCCGCAAATGTTGGAAACACACAAACTGTTGCTTCCTTTATTAAATCTTGAATTTTAGAATAGGCAACAATGCCTAAATAATTTACTTTTTTTATTGCCGAAGTATTAAACATGGGTTGCATCAGTTTCCATGTAGAATCAGATCCTGTTTTTATATCACCACTATCCTTTCCTACCAAAATCAACTCCACTTCTTTATTTAAATCATGTACCAAAT is a window from the Pseudalgibacter alginicilyticus genome containing:
- a CDS encoding glycosyltransferase, producing the protein MKVLQLIDSLNAGGAERMAVNYANSLTSHIEKSYLCATREEGLLKESLVKEVQYLFLNKKAIVDFKAIKTLNVFIKKNNIQVIHAHATSYFLATIIKILNPKLVLIWHDHYGKSEYLNERPTFVLKWCSKLFNHIFSVNKKLKAWAENVLLAKSVTFLPNYAVLITGKAVTQLKGENGARIICLANLRPQKDLMNLLKAFKKIDKKCPAWTLHLVGQDFNDDYSDTIKEYIINQYLEQRVFLYGSCSDTNYILKQSTIGVLSSKSEGLPLALLEYGLAKLPAIATNVGDCYKVISKKSEGLLVEPQNDIVLAEALITYINDLDLRQQVSKNLHEKVSSNFSEVKVVKALIEIYNTY
- a CDS encoding glycosyltransferase, with translation MRFLIISHALHKVKETNVFSYAPYVREMNVWLKYVDEVEVVSPLVSEAISEIDKAYKHNDLVLTDIPYIQFTSIKHIVSSLFKIPIILFNIFKACKNADHIHLRCPGNIGLLGCLVQIVFPKKLKTAKYAGNWDPNSKQPLSYKLQKWILSNTFLTKNMHVLVYGDWKNQTKNIKAFFTATYKNSEKEKPVVRDYLGPLKFVFVGSLVTGKRPLFAIQVIEALRKQGKSVFLDMYGDGVLKPELQNYIHANGLDNIVVLHGNQPKDTIKKSFKIAHFSILASKSEGWPKAIAESMFFGVIPIATSTSCVPFMLGFGERGLLINTNIEDVVVKIHDVLKDAKKAESISKKASKWSQEYTLDKFENEIVKLLKFS
- a CDS encoding glycosyltransferase family 2 protein; amino-acid sequence: MNFTLIVCTYMRPKPLLNLLQSVSEQTLYPNEILIIDGSTNQETESVLIENQFRNLKYHKVDETNRGLTKQRNLGIDLVNINSEFVCFLDDDVVLKPVYFEAVLDAFNTDKNVVGVGGIALNENRWVLKGNCMNYNKNNYYEFDGYIVEESLRNKIRNICGLQSPCKPGIMPDFSHGRTYNYPLTGKNYEVDLLIGMSFSFKRVVFENIVFSNYFEGYGLYEDADYSLRALKFGKNVISTRATLYHFHHPSGRPNPYKYGKMVLRNGWYVWRVKYPNPNFKAHFKWHTTAMLLTMIRLLNVITTSNKKEALIEGLGRIVGWFSLIFNAPKIEE
- a CDS encoding glycosyltransferase family 2 protein, coding for MIDLKEHITPGGDVLLYTGNPNLNLLNKLALEEGDIWHSSLDQGFKNAFPEIMYQTVVYFWYATDFDDLEKSVSWRINPNAFAVRKQVWENFNGFDADYENIQTAALEFGFNALRYQGIVPLYVKGLFGANGEKIAVSINDVYTFYKKNFKYSHSIYMLFRRGMWNFKELKAFLRAKKNYQFKANKKVLKPRKLNPISGNPKVSYIIPTMMRQDFTINLLNDLENQTYKPFEVIVVDATPEDLRDELIYNERNYSFQTIFKWQTTKGSCRARNEAIDLCTGDYIIFGDDDIRIQPQFVENHIRLLQTYNAEACNGLDVRADHQQQDLSDLNEKLAAMGENRWKVGATQSFSNANSCVSKRVVDILVGNDINYDGGYGEDSDFGLSISKLGITVLQNPFSVNLHLKPPVGGYRFWGQQAGLKGKKRKSQPWELDIPVKWIVPNPSPTIIYLIHKHFNERQREEYKIKYFVFYFTKAKWQEIPFRILQLPMRVLQFNKSVFYAKQLVALGKRTK